A window from Argopecten irradians isolate NY chromosome 3, Ai_NY, whole genome shotgun sequence encodes these proteins:
- the LOC138318269 gene encoding adenylosuccinate synthetase-like translates to MAMAMNGGNNIEVMSRNGDVPMKKQRFNTRVPVKVVLGSQWGDEGKGKIVDMLAADVEICCRCQGGNNAGHTVVVGDKAYDFHLLPSGIVNKNCTAVIGNGVVIHLPNLFEEIKKNEDKGLTGLKKRLIISTRAHLVFDLHQQVDGMQEQNRGKNLIGTTKKGIGPAYSSKATRNGLRIADLLGDYSYFSEQFSKLVDFYIRQFPELKEVVNVEAELERYKVLREEVRPMVRDTIPYLHKAIIDCKNILIEGAQSNILDIDFGLYPYVTSSNCSVGGICTGLGIPPHVLGDVFGVAKAYLTRVGSGGFPTELTCDKGQILVDRGHEYGVTTGRRRRVGWLDMVMFRYSNMINGFTS, encoded by the exons ATGGCCATGGCAATGAATGGTGGAAACAACATTGAAGTCATGTCGAGGAATGGTGATGTTCCTATGAAAAAGCAGCGGTTTAACACCCGTGTGCCCGTTAAAGTAGTTCTGGGATCACAATGGGGAGACGAAGGAAAGGGAAAAATTGTCGACATGTTGGCAGCGGACGTGGAGATCTGCTGTCGATGTCAG GGAGGCAACAATGCTGGCCATACTGTAGTGGTGGGGGACAAGGCGTACGACTTCCATCTACTGCCCAGTGGTATTGTCAACAAAAACTGTACTGCTGTTATAG GTAATGGAGTTGTGATTCATCTGCCAAACCTGTTTGAGGAAATCAAAAAGAATGAAGACAAGGGACTGACAGGCCTGAAGAAGCGCTTGATAATCTCCACGAGAGCACATCTAG TGTTTGATTTACATCAACAAGTTGATGGTATGCAAGAACAAAACAGAGGCAAAAACTT AATTGGTACTACGAAAAAGGGAATTGGCCCGGCATATTCATCTAAG GCAACAAGGAATGGTTTACGAATCGCTGATCTTCTTGGTGACTACTCCTATTTTTCAGAACA ATTCAGTAAGCTGGTTGACTTCTATATCCGACAGTTCCCAGAGCTGAAAGAGGTGGTCAATGTAGAGGCTGAACTGGAACGCTATAAG GTACTACGAGAGGAGGTTCGTCCAATGGTGCGGGATACCATTCCCTACCTGCACAAAGCCATCATTGACTGCAAGAACATCCTGATCGAGGGAGCTCAGTCCAACATCCTGGACATTGACTTTG GTCTCTACCCATATGTGACCTCATCAAACTGCAGTGTTGGAGGTATTTGTACGGGCCTTGGAATTCCCCCTCATGTTCTAGGGGATGTGTTTGGTGTCGCCAAGGCCTATCTCACAAGAGTTGGCAGCGGTGGATTCCCTACAGAACTCACATGT GACAAAGGTCAGATCTTGGTTGATAGAGGTCATGAGTACGGAGTTACCACAGGTCGCAGGCGGCGCGTGGGTTGGTTAGATATGGTCATGTTCAGGTACTCCAACATGATCAATGGTTTTACATCGTAA
- the LOC138318268 gene encoding crt homolog 2-like has protein sequence MPSSITKCVGRFLVFLLACGIVLTLSTSTIFTPLWLDSISQGNTTVNDSNTDNYRHVDGFSIIFQVNVVFLIISGIVVLCLKLCSTQLTTASETFPKMQFFWIGFADALSSIFSVYASGGKRTAPYLQAIAINLAIPVTFIIRFLLLKKRPSTRKVLAALTVLVAEFIALIPSIFPSLESTKTKEEDGGATGVAGVLWPLCYAVAFIPQAVVNVVIERSTKSKMKTKTGELDHVHPFYLMFWSFLFCSLSMLALFWSDILPGFGMTEGITDFANVFLFNIKCFIGLDHCRTDMYLFAWACMIAMFTNRILVVLFLRFSEGANYLVVIQSLQTPVVLLFWTLFQEHPFQWNPEGHLSTWLSIVAVAIILPSIYVYNKGDIDTSDRPNYQQLSVDTSVPTYQSIQADSPNGSEFHYVSFADESATE, from the exons ATGCCATCTTCTATCACAAAATGTGTTGGTCGATTCCTTGTGTTTTTACTGGCATGTGGAATTGTTCTGACATTGTCAACTTCGACCATTTTCACACCTCTATGGCTCGACTCTATTTCACAAGGAAATACCACTGTCAATGACAGCAATACAGACAACTACCGACACGTAGATGGATTCAGCATTATATTCCAAGTCAACGTAGTGTTCTTAATAATCAGTGGTATCGTTGTGTTATGTCTGAAATTATGTTCTACACAGCTAACCACTGCCAGTGAAACGTTTCCTAAAATGCAGTTTTTCTGGATAGGATTTGCTGATGCTCTGTCGTCCATATTTTCTGTTTATGCCTCAGGAGGTAAAAGAACAGCACCTTACCTACAGGCTATAGCTATAAATTTGGCTATCCCTGTCACATTTATCATAAG ATTTCTACTGCTAAAGAAACGCCCCTCAACCAGGAAAGTTCTTGCTGCATTGACTGTACTTGTAGCTGAGTTCATAGCTTTGATTCCTTCCATATTTCCATCCCTTGAAAGTACCAAAACCAAAGAAGAAGATGGAGGTGCCACTGGTGTAGCAGGAGTGTTGTGGCCTCTGTGTTATGCTGTAGCCTTT ATACCACAAGCTGTTGTAAATGTTGTGATAGAGCGATCAACTAAATCCAAGATGAAAACCAAGACAGGAGAACTTGACCATGTCCATCCATTTTATCTGATGTTCTGGAGTTTTCTCTTCTGTTCCTTAAGTATGCTAGCTTTATTCTGGTCTGATATCCTACCTGGTTTTGGTATGACTGAAGGCATCACAGACTTCGCAAATGT GTTCCTGTTCAATATAAAGTGTTTCATTGGATTAGATCACTGTAGAACAGACATGTACTTATTTGCTTGGGCGTGCATGATTGCAATGTTTACGAACAGAATCCTTGTTGTCTTGTTTCTACGTTTCTCCGAGGGGGCTAATTATCTTGTTGTCATACAG AGTCTACAGACACCAGTGGTGCTGCTGTTTTGGACGTTATTCCAGGAACATCCTTTCCAGTGGAACCCTGAAGGCCATCTATCTACCTGGCTGAGCATTGTGGCTGTGGCTATTATACTACCTTCTATTTACGTTTATAATAAAGG TGATATTGATACCTCAGACAGACCTAATTACCAGCAGTTATCGGTTGATACCAGTGTTCCGACCTACCAAAGTATACAGGCTGATTCACCAAATGGATCTGAATTTCATTATGTGTCCTTTGCTGATGAATCTGCCACAGAATGA